One window from the genome of Acanthochromis polyacanthus isolate Apoly-LR-REF ecotype Palm Island chromosome 21, KAUST_Apoly_ChrSc, whole genome shotgun sequence encodes:
- the ubald2 gene encoding UBA-like domain-containing protein 2: MSVNMDELRHQVMINQFVLTAGCAADQAKQLLQAAHWQFETALSSFFQEANIPGHHHQMMVTPRNTPATPPNFPDAITMFSKLRASDCSSGSSQSAACSPPAPSSSFGSFWASSPPSHQPAWLPPSSPTGHRCHHQTPMWPPASQPSGAQQPAVVPALNGPR; this comes from the exons ATGTCGGTGAACATGGACGAGCTCCGGCACCAGGTCATGATCAACCAGTTTGTTTTGACGGCAGGTTGCGCCGCCGATCAGGCGAAGCAGCTCCTCCAGGCGGCCCACTGGCAGTTCGAG ACGGCGTTGAGCTCCTTCTTCCAGGAGGCCAACATCCCCGGTCACCACCACCAGATG ATGGTGACTCCCAGAAACACTCCCGCCACGCCGCCCAACTTCCCCGACGCCATCACCATGTTCTCCAAGCTGCGAGCGTCCGACTGCAGCTCCGGTTCCTCCCAGTCGGCGGCCTGCTCCCCTCCGGCTCCGTCCTCCAGCTTCGGCTCCTTCTGGGCCTCGTCGCCGCCGAGCCACCAGCCGGCCTGGCTGCCTCCGTCCTCCCCAACCGGACACCGCTGCCACCACCAGACGCCCATGTGGCCGCCGGCGTCGCAGCCCAGCGGAGCCCAGCAGCCGGCCGTGGTCCCGGCGCTGAACGGACccagatga